A region of the Chitinophagales bacterium genome:
AGATGTTATGAGCGGTGGCAGTGGCATCGCCCGGAATGATAAGCGCAGAGCGAACAAACAGTTCGCTGAACAGCCCGCTGATGATGATAACTAAATAGAGTATGCCTGCTATATGGCCGTAACGTTTCGCATATACATTGTTCATTGTAGTTGTTTTTAAATGACACTTTGTTGTTTACTGGTGCAAAAGTAGTAGCGCCCTATGCCGCGAAACGTTGACTTTGGGTAAGAAATGGTAGGTGTATCAGCGGATGCTGACTTTATCTTGGGTCAAAGCGAGACGCTTTGACCAGTGTAGAGAAAAGCCCCTTCAGGGGTTGTGGTAGTTCTATGTCACACTCTTGAACACCGTATAGCGCAGTATCATTTCGGTAAGCAGGAAGATGATAGCCATTAATGCGAATGGGAAGAACAATTCCGCATATTGCTTGTAGCTGCTTACTTCTATCTTGGTCTTTTCCAGTTGGTCTATTTCGTTGTATACCGATTTTAGCGACTTGTTGCTGGTAGCCCGGTAATATTTACCACCTGTTTCTTTCGCTATTTTCTGTAGCAATGCCTCGTCTATCTGCACGGGCATCATTTGCTTCTGAGTACCGAAAGGTGTTTGTACCGGGTAGGGCGCTTGACCCTCGCTACCTATACCAATGGTGTACACACGTACTTTATAACGCTTGGCAATTTCCAGCGCCGTGCTGGGGTCTATCAGGCCTGTGTTGTTCACCCCGTCTGTCAGCAGTATCAGCACACGGCTTTTGGCCTTGGAGGCACGCAGGCGGTCTACACCGGTTGCCAGTCCCATGCCTATGGCGGTACCGTCTACCAATACACCACTTTTTATTTTGCTTATCTGCTCTTTCAGTACGTTATGATCGATAGTGATAGGTACCTGCGTGAAACTCTCTCCGGCAAATATCACCAGTCCTATACGGTCGGTAGGTCGGTCATTCACAAATTCTTCTGCTACTTTTTTTGCCGCTTCTATACGGTTGGGTTTCAGGTCCTCTGCCAGCATACTGCCCGAAACATCTATAGACATTACGATATCTATCCCTTCACTGTCAATAGACTCTGATACGCTGCTTGACTGCGGGCGCGCCAGCGCAATAATGAGGAAAGACAAAGCCAGTACACGCAGCCAGAACAGGGCAGGGCGAAGTTGTACCCGCCATGTAGGTTTCACTTCTTTCAGTCCTGAAATAGTGGTGAGCCTGATAGAAGGATTGTCGTATTTCTTTTTGGTGTACTGCCACCATATCATAAAAGGTATCAGCAGGAACAGCCCGAAATAATACGGGTGCGCAAAGCTCATATGTTGCCAGTCCAGTAATCCTTTCATCATTTCTT
Encoded here:
- a CDS encoding VWA domain-containing protein: MKGLLDWQHMSFAHPYYFGLFLLIPFMIWWQYTKKKYDNPSIRLTTISGLKEVKPTWRVQLRPALFWLRVLALSFLIIALARPQSSSVSESIDSEGIDIVMSIDVSGSMLAEDLKPNRIEAAKKVAEEFVNDRPTDRIGLVIFAGESFTQVPITIDHNVLKEQISKIKSGVLVDGTAIGMGLATGVDRLRASKAKSRVLILLTDGVNNTGLIDPSTALEIAKRYKVRVYTIGIGSEGQAPYPVQTPFGTQKQMMPVQIDEALLQKIAKETGGKYYRATSNKSLKSVYNEIDQLEKTKIEVSSYKQYAELFFPFALMAIIFLLTEMILRYTVFKSVT
- a CDS encoding DUF4386 family protein: MNNVYAKRYGHIAGILYLVIIISGLFSELFVRSALIIPGDATATAHNI